A single Deltaproteobacteria bacterium HGW-Deltaproteobacteria-4 DNA region contains:
- a CDS encoding GTP cyclohydrolase I FolE2, producing MPDLQKSFDPRNIPIDKVGVKDIRYPIVVLERNSSYQHTVAKVNMYVDLPHHFKGTHMSRFVEILNLYHGEISVDRIDAILQEMKDRLEASRAHLELEFPYFIEKAAPVSGARGLMEYQCRMVGTLGATQDFVLGVSVPVTSLCPCSKEISARGAHNQRSLLTVNIRYHGHVWIEDLVTWLEECASSPVYSVLKREDEKAVTEQAYDHPMFVEDIVRAVTEKLAAVEEIFWFQVECENFESIHNHSAYALVEVGEKA from the coding sequence ATGCCCGATCTGCAAAAGAGCTTCGATCCACGCAACATCCCCATTGACAAGGTCGGGGTCAAGGATATCCGCTACCCCATCGTCGTCCTCGAACGGAACAGCAGCTATCAACATACTGTCGCCAAGGTCAACATGTACGTCGATCTCCCCCACCACTTCAAGGGGACGCACATGAGCCGCTTTGTCGAGATCCTCAACCTTTATCACGGCGAGATCAGCGTCGATCGCATCGACGCCATTCTTCAGGAGATGAAGGATCGCCTCGAAGCGAGCCGTGCTCATCTTGAACTCGAATTCCCTTACTTCATCGAAAAAGCGGCGCCGGTCTCCGGAGCCCGCGGTCTCATGGAGTACCAATGCCGGATGGTCGGCACCCTCGGTGCAACGCAGGACTTCGTCCTCGGGGTCAGCGTGCCGGTGACATCCCTCTGCCCCTGTTCGAAAGAGATCAGCGCCCGCGGCGCCCACAACCAGCGGAGCCTCCTCACCGTCAACATCCGCTATCACGGCCACGTCTGGATCGAAGATCTCGTCACCTGGCTGGAAGAATGCGCCAGCTCACCGGTCTATTCGGTCCTCAAACGCGAAGATGAAAAGGCGGTCACCGAGCAGGCCTACGATCATCCGATGTTCGTCGAGGATATTGTCCGGGCAGTGACGGAGAAACTGGCGGCGGTGGAAGAGATCTTCTGGTTTCAGGTCGAATGTGAAAATTTCGAGTCGATCCACAATCATTCCGCCTATGCTCTGGTGGAAGTCGGCGAAAAAGCCTGA
- the queC gene encoding 7-cyano-7-deazaguanine synthase QueC, with translation MERKAVVLYSGGLDSTTCMAIAQEQGFSPYALSFSYGQRHAIELDKARENASRVGACKHLVIDFDYRLIGGSVLTTEQAVPKDGVIADTIPTTYVPARNAVFLSFALGWAEVLGAADIFIGVNALDYSGYPDCRPEFIAAFETMANLATRVGVEGTTQLRIHAPLILLSKADIIKRGLALGVDYRHTHSCYDPTPAGLACGLCDSCRLRLKGFAEVGMRDPIDYVAGVNG, from the coding sequence ATGGAACGAAAAGCCGTCGTCCTCTACAGCGGAGGGCTCGATTCGACCACCTGCATGGCGATCGCTCAGGAGCAGGGATTCAGCCCTTATGCCCTGAGTTTCTCTTATGGACAGCGTCACGCGATTGAACTCGACAAGGCGCGGGAGAATGCGAGCAGGGTCGGTGCCTGCAAGCACCTCGTCATCGACTTCGATTATCGCCTGATCGGCGGCAGCGTCCTGACCACGGAACAGGCAGTCCCCAAGGACGGCGTGATCGCCGACACCATTCCGACAACTTATGTCCCGGCCCGCAACGCAGTCTTCCTCTCCTTTGCCCTTGGCTGGGCCGAAGTCCTCGGCGCGGCCGACATCTTCATCGGCGTCAACGCCCTCGATTATTCCGGCTACCCCGATTGCCGGCCCGAGTTTATCGCCGCCTTTGAGACCATGGCGAACCTTGCCACCCGCGTCGGGGTCGAAGGGACCACGCAACTCCGCATTCACGCTCCGCTCATCCTCCTAAGTAAAGCCGATATCATCAAACGCGGGCTGGCCCTCGGCGTCGATTATCGCCACACCCACTCCTGCTACGACCCGACCCCCGCCGGCCTTGCCTGCGGTCTCTGCGATTCCTGTCGCCTGCGACTGAAGGGCTTTGCCGAAGTCGGGATGCGCGATCCCATCGACTATGTCGCGGGGGTGAATGGATGA
- a CDS encoding cytochrome C produces the protein MKVFLFTVILAVITLSGCAMFRSWTSIPPPGGCDRCHTVAISANWRATIAPVQLTGQDGKPPWQQKESVLPVETSPIEQQLLSDERCFRCHNEPDGSHREYRGKYHHR, from the coding sequence ATGAAAGTGTTTCTATTTACTGTTATTTTAGCAGTCATCACCCTCAGCGGCTGTGCCATGTTCCGGTCCTGGACATCGATCCCGCCACCGGGCGGCTGCGATCGCTGTCATACGGTGGCGATCAGCGCCAATTGGCGCGCCACGATCGCCCCGGTGCAGTTGACGGGACAAGATGGCAAGCCTCCCTGGCAACAGAAAGAATCAGTCCTCCCTGTCGAAACCTCGCCGATCGAGCAGCAGCTCTTATCGGATGAGCGCTGCTTCCGCTGCCATAACGAACCGGACGGCAGCCATCGCGAATACCGCGGCAAATATCACCATCGCTAG
- a CDS encoding penicillin-binding protein, giving the protein MTRSYKIAGPLKIILVVVTLLIGLVAIALVSAYFYIDSTLPKVESLADYRPPIVTRVFSDDGTQIAEFSRERRILVPISRLPKQLTQAFIAAEDANFYQHSGVDFTSILRASMKNIMAGGIVQGGSTITQQVTKSLLLTPEKKFSRKFKEAILSWRIENALTKEEILYLYLNQIFLGHGSYGVQAAAENYFAKNVEELTLAECALLAGLPQAPSRYSPYQNFPKARERQKYVLGQMVREKYITSAEADKALAEKLTIHPRVNGHAIGASYFAEQIRRYLEENYGSETLYTEGLQVYTTMNLEMQQAAQSAVRENLLAHDRRRGYRGPLQVLSLAEEPAFLAAQEKAIAGNPVKAGEQLKAVVSEVTTRGIKAKVGSREVVIAFKDANWAAPIRGVGRSAKAAGTATSSATLLPPGAVILVRVLEVDNGRWKLALDQEPLAEGALVAIDPGRGWVKALVGGYDFNRSQFNRAVQARRLPGSAIKPLIYAAAIDKGYMPSSIFLDAPLVFNSHNPAGEFVAWKPQNYSREYEGATSMRRALTVSNNIVTIRILEAIGIDYAIAYAQNLGIESPIARDLTFALGSSALTPMELASAYSVFASGGIRQKPVYITRILDRDGRILESIDPADALTSTAIIHPQTAERVMTPESAYLITNMMESVVREGTGGRAQELARPVAGKTGTTNDLKDAWFGGFVPQLVAVTWIGYDQEKTLGRGETGGQAALPGWVSFMQQATRSMEPLPFTIPDTIEFYNIDPSTGLLAPDSADLNIEAFAPGTAPTETSEEAQRPKARDFNRMDLDE; this is encoded by the coding sequence ATGACACGTTCGTACAAAATCGCCGGGCCGCTCAAGATCATTCTCGTTGTTGTTACTTTGTTGATCGGGCTGGTGGCGATTGCTCTGGTCAGCGCTTATTTTTATATCGATAGTACCCTGCCCAAAGTCGAGAGCCTGGCGGACTACCGCCCGCCGATCGTCACCCGGGTCTTTTCCGATGACGGGACGCAGATTGCCGAATTTTCCCGGGAAAGGCGGATACTGGTCCCGATTTCCCGGCTGCCGAAGCAGCTGACTCAGGCCTTTATTGCGGCGGAAGATGCAAATTTTTACCAGCACTCCGGCGTCGATTTTACCTCGATTCTTCGTGCTTCGATGAAGAATATCATGGCCGGCGGCATTGTGCAGGGGGGGAGTACCATTACCCAGCAGGTGACCAAGAGCCTCCTCCTGACCCCGGAAAAGAAATTCTCCCGTAAATTCAAGGAAGCTATCCTTTCCTGGCGGATTGAAAATGCGCTCACCAAGGAGGAGATTCTTTATCTTTATCTCAACCAGATCTTCCTTGGCCACGGTTCTTACGGGGTGCAGGCGGCGGCTGAGAACTATTTTGCCAAGAATGTCGAAGAGTTGACCCTTGCCGAATGCGCTCTTTTGGCCGGTTTGCCGCAGGCGCCGAGCCGTTACTCCCCGTACCAGAATTTCCCGAAAGCCCGGGAACGGCAGAAATATGTGCTGGGACAGATGGTCAGGGAAAAGTATATCACCAGTGCCGAGGCGGACAAGGCGCTGGCGGAAAAGTTGACCATCCATCCCCGCGTCAATGGCCATGCTATCGGCGCATCGTACTTTGCCGAGCAAATTCGTCGCTATCTGGAGGAAAATTACGGCAGCGAGACCCTCTACACCGAGGGGTTGCAGGTTTACACCACGATGAATCTGGAGATGCAGCAGGCGGCCCAGAGTGCGGTGCGGGAGAATCTGCTGGCGCATGACCGCCGTCGTGGTTATCGCGGGCCGCTGCAGGTATTGTCACTGGCGGAAGAACCGGCTTTTTTGGCGGCACAGGAGAAGGCCATCGCGGGAAATCCCGTTAAGGCCGGCGAGCAGCTCAAGGCCGTCGTTAGCGAAGTGACAACGCGGGGGATCAAGGCCAAAGTCGGCAGTCGTGAGGTGGTGATCGCCTTCAAGGACGCCAATTGGGCGGCGCCGATCCGGGGAGTGGGCCGTTCGGCCAAGGCCGCCGGTACCGCCACATCATCCGCCACCCTGCTGCCGCCCGGCGCAGTCATCCTTGTCCGGGTTCTGGAGGTCGACAATGGGCGATGGAAACTTGCCCTTGATCAGGAGCCGTTAGCCGAAGGGGCCCTGGTGGCGATCGATCCGGGCCGGGGCTGGGTCAAGGCGCTGGTCGGCGGTTACGATTTTAACCGTAGCCAGTTCAATCGCGCCGTCCAGGCCCGCCGCCTCCCCGGCTCAGCGATCAAGCCGCTCATTTATGCCGCCGCAATCGACAAGGGCTACATGCCGTCGTCGATCTTTCTCGATGCGCCCCTGGTCTTTAACAGTCATAATCCCGCCGGGGAGTTTGTCGCCTGGAAGCCGCAAAACTATTCCCGCGAATATGAAGGAGCGACCTCCATGCGGCGGGCGCTCACGGTCTCGAACAATATTGTCACGATCCGTATTCTCGAAGCGATCGGCATCGATTACGCGATCGCTTATGCCCAGAACCTCGGCATCGAATCGCCCATCGCCCGCGATCTCACCTTTGCTCTTGGTTCTTCGGCCCTGACGCCGATGGAGCTGGCCTCGGCCTACAGCGTCTTTGCCAGTGGCGGGATTCGCCAAAAACCGGTTTATATTACCAGAATTCTTGATCGGGACGGGCGCATCCTTGAATCGATCGATCCGGCCGATGCCCTGACCTCAACGGCGATCATTCATCCCCAGACCGCAGAGCGGGTGATGACGCCGGAGAGTGCTTATCTGATTACCAATATGATGGAGAGCGTGGTACGTGAAGGGACGGGGGGGCGCGCCCAGGAACTTGCCCGCCCGGTGGCCGGCAAGACCGGAACGACCAACGATCTCAAGGATGCCTGGTTCGGAGGCTTTGTCCCGCAGCTCGTCGCGGTTACCTGGATCGGCTATGATCAGGAAAAGACCCTGGGGCGTGGCGAGACCGGTGGACAAGCGGCCCTCCCCGGCTGGGTGAGTTTCATGCAGCAGGCGACGCGCAGCATGGAACCGCTCCCCTTTACCATCCCCGATACCATCGAATTTTATAATATCGATCCAAGCACCGGTCTTCTGGCTCCTGATAGTGCGGACCTCAATATTGAAGCTTTTGCCCCCGGCACCGCCCCGACCGAGACTTCAGAAGAAGCGCAACGCCCGAAAGCCCGGGATTTTAATCGCATGGATCTGGATGAATAA
- the nth gene encoding endonuclease III, translating to MARAATTILDRLAELYPAAECSLTHRSPFELLIATILSAQCTDVRVNLVTPRLFARYPDAAALSSANLAEVETLIRSTGFYHAKVRHLIGCAQGLIEHHHGEVPATLRELTALPGVGRKTANVILGTAFQIPAMVVDTHVARLVQRFAWTRAKDPRRIETELSELLPPDYWIATSHLLIFHGRAFCKAPTPDCSSCPIFTLCPRQGVTKSR from the coding sequence TTGGCGCGAGCCGCAACCACCATCCTCGACCGACTGGCAGAACTTTATCCGGCAGCTGAGTGTTCTTTGACGCATCGCTCCCCCTTTGAGCTCCTCATTGCCACCATCCTCTCCGCCCAGTGTACGGACGTACGGGTGAATCTTGTCACCCCCCGTCTCTTTGCCCGCTATCCGGATGCCGCCGCCCTCAGCTCGGCAAATCTCGCCGAGGTCGAAACATTGATCCGCTCCACCGGCTTTTATCATGCCAAGGTCCGTCATCTCATTGGCTGTGCCCAGGGGCTGATTGAACACCACCACGGCGAGGTTCCTGCCACCCTGCGCGAGCTGACCGCCCTCCCCGGCGTCGGCCGCAAGACCGCCAATGTCATCCTCGGCACCGCCTTCCAGATTCCGGCAATGGTCGTCGATACCCACGTTGCCCGCCTGGTACAGCGCTTCGCCTGGACGCGCGCCAAAGATCCCCGCCGCATCGAAACCGAGCTTTCGGAGTTGCTGCCACCCGACTATTGGATCGCCACCAGCCACCTCCTGATATTTCATGGCCGCGCCTTCTGCAAAGCCCCGACTCCGGATTGCTCGTCCTGCCCGATCTTCACCCTTTGTCCCCGGCAGGGAGTAACAAAGAGTCGCTAA
- the hypE gene encoding hydrogenase expression/formation protein HypE: MLKTDVILLGHGSGGKLSHQLLDEVIIPTLSGVTGKDQNDAAILPPLNGRLAFTTDSYVVDPLFFPGGCIGDLAVNGTVNDLAMVGARPQWLSVGLIIEEGLLVDDLRRVLVAMRRAADQAGVQIVTGDTKVVPRGKGDKLFINTAGIGVIEDDCDIRGSNAQPGDIVLINGTIGDHGMAVLASREGLELASEIRSDSAALNHIVAELISSIGNGLHVLRDPTRGGVATTLKEIALQSQIDITLDEAAIPVDAAVAGACAILGLDPLFVANEGKLLAIVTPECAESALAIIRRHPEGARAAAIGVVAATAPGKVFMRTVIGGRRSVEMLAGEQLPRIC; encoded by the coding sequence TTGCTAAAAACAGATGTCATCCTCCTCGGCCACGGCAGCGGCGGCAAACTCAGTCACCAACTCCTCGACGAAGTCATCATCCCGACCCTCTCCGGCGTAACGGGCAAGGATCAGAACGACGCCGCCATCCTGCCGCCGCTGAACGGACGTCTCGCCTTTACCACCGACAGCTACGTTGTCGATCCCCTCTTCTTCCCCGGTGGCTGCATCGGCGATCTGGCCGTGAACGGCACGGTCAATGATCTCGCCATGGTCGGCGCGCGGCCCCAGTGGCTGAGCGTCGGATTGATCATCGAAGAAGGTTTACTGGTCGACGATCTGCGGCGGGTTCTTGTCGCGATGCGGCGCGCCGCCGATCAGGCCGGGGTACAGATCGTCACCGGCGACACCAAGGTCGTACCGCGCGGCAAAGGAGATAAACTTTTTATCAATACTGCCGGGATCGGCGTCATCGAAGACGACTGCGACATTCGCGGCAGCAACGCCCAACCCGGCGACATCGTCCTCATCAACGGCACGATCGGCGACCACGGCATGGCGGTCCTCGCCAGCCGCGAAGGCCTCGAACTCGCTTCCGAGATCCGCAGTGACAGTGCCGCCCTCAACCATATCGTCGCCGAACTGATCAGCAGCATCGGCAATGGTCTCCATGTCCTGCGCGATCCGACCCGCGGCGGCGTCGCCACCACTCTCAAGGAGATCGCCCTGCAATCGCAGATCGACATCACCCTCGATGAAGCCGCCATCCCCGTCGATGCCGCCGTGGCCGGCGCCTGCGCCATCCTCGGCCTCGATCCTCTCTTCGTCGCCAACGAAGGGAAACTCCTCGCCATCGTCACTCCGGAGTGCGCCGAATCCGCCTTGGCGATCATCCGCCGCCATCCCGAAGGGGCGCGGGCGGCGGCCATCGGCGTTGTTGCTGCCACGGCGCCGGGGAAAGTCTTCATGCGCACCGTCATCGGCGGACGCCGCAGCGTGGAGATGCTCGCCGGCGAACAGCTGCCGCGTATCTGCTAA
- a CDS encoding hydrogenase formation protein HypD, with amino-acid sequence MKHSSEYRDPVIAAKLLAEITELVADYPGVMTLMEVCGTHTMAIHQHGIRTLLPPQIRLISGPGCPVCVTPIHYVDHAIALSRRPQTIIATFGDMMRVPGSSSNLLREKAKGADVRIVYSPLDAVALAEKNSSVAIVFLGIGFETTAPTIAGSILEAQRRGLNNFFVLGAHKTMPTPMQVLAADSELQVSGFLAPAHVSTIIGADAYQSLVANCHIPCVVTGFEPLDVLLGIKMLSRQIIAGDAKVEIEYSRLVRPEGNRKAQQLLAQVFTPSDARWRGIGIIPNSGHDFRPEYGDFDAAVQLPVTVEESIEPAGCRCGDILKGKIAPQDCPLFARRCTPQDPVGACMVSSEGTCAAAYKYGDHD; translated from the coding sequence ATGAAACACAGCAGCGAATATCGCGATCCGGTCATTGCCGCTAAACTCCTCGCAGAAATCACCGAACTGGTTGCCGACTATCCGGGAGTCATGACCCTCATGGAGGTTTGCGGCACCCACACCATGGCGATTCATCAACACGGTATCCGCACGCTGCTGCCGCCGCAGATCCGGCTGATCTCCGGACCCGGCTGTCCGGTCTGCGTCACGCCGATTCATTATGTCGATCATGCCATCGCCCTGTCGCGGCGGCCGCAAACGATCATCGCCACCTTTGGCGACATGATGCGCGTTCCCGGCTCCTCCAGCAACCTGTTGCGGGAAAAAGCCAAGGGTGCCGATGTCCGTATCGTCTATTCCCCCCTCGATGCCGTCGCTCTCGCGGAAAAGAATTCATCGGTCGCTATCGTCTTTCTCGGCATCGGCTTCGAGACCACCGCCCCGACCATTGCCGGCTCGATCCTTGAGGCGCAGCGGCGCGGCCTGAACAACTTCTTTGTCCTCGGCGCCCATAAAACCATGCCGACACCGATGCAGGTCCTGGCCGCCGACTCCGAACTGCAAGTCAGTGGCTTTCTCGCTCCCGCCCATGTCAGCACCATTATCGGCGCCGATGCCTACCAGTCGCTGGTCGCAAACTGCCACATCCCCTGTGTCGTCACCGGGTTTGAACCGCTCGATGTCCTGCTCGGCATCAAGATGCTTTCCCGCCAGATCATCGCCGGCGACGCCAAAGTCGAGATCGAGTACAGTCGACTGGTGCGCCCAGAAGGGAATCGCAAGGCGCAGCAGCTCCTGGCCCAGGTCTTTACCCCAAGTGACGCGCGCTGGCGAGGCATCGGCATCATCCCGAACTCCGGCCACGACTTCCGGCCGGAATATGGAGACTTCGACGCCGCCGTACAATTACCGGTGACGGTGGAGGAGTCGATCGAGCCGGCCGGCTGCCGCTGCGGTGACATCCTCAAAGGGAAGATCGCGCCGCAGGATTGTCCCCTCTTCGCCCGGCGCTGCACGCCGCAGGATCCGGTCGGCGCCTGCATGGTCTCCAGTGAAGGAACCTGCGCTGCCGCCTACAAATACGGCGATCACGATTGA
- the hypC gene encoding HypC/HybG/HupF family hydrogenase formation chaperone, with amino-acid sequence MCLAVPMRVVTIDGEVAICEIDGVRREANLMMIDGVTINDYVLIHAGFAIEKLDEKEAEETLRLMREVLARGILPE; translated from the coding sequence ATGTGCCTGGCCGTACCGATGCGCGTCGTAACCATTGATGGCGAAGTGGCTATCTGCGAAATCGACGGAGTCCGTCGTGAAGCAAACCTGATGATGATCGACGGTGTCACAATCAACGATTATGTCCTCATCCACGCCGGTTTTGCCATCGAGAAGCTCGATGAGAAAGAAGCGGAGGAGACACTGCGACTGATGCGCGAAGTCCTGGCCCGGGGAATCCTGCCGGAATGA
- a CDS encoding excinuclease ABC subunit C gives MSPKQQFSPQDYPTRPGVYLMKGEDGVVLYVGKAQNLRARLRSYLRPEQDNRPQIRFLMARTATIETIVTDTEKEALILENTLIKAHRPRYNIDLRDDKTYVSLRIDLREPYPGLRIVRQVIADGALYFGPYSSSTAVKETLKQLYRIFPLRRLSADYCARRQRPCLYFQIGQCSGPCHGKISREDYAGLVRGAIALLSGREDDVLKLLQGQMREAARAMRFEEAALLRDRIGAIKATVERQKVVAHGGGDCDVFGLWGDGRECAIVVLIIRRGRLIDRRSYRLHSAMEEPELLGLVLQQFYDHSNTPPALILLPSPCASSEVLSEWLGEKSGSRVRLIVPQRGDKRDLVELAVQNAREHFGEKGPAEVAMTTLQEIAVRLGLQRVPARMECFDISNMQGGSVVGSMVVFIDGLPAKEAYRRYEVKTLDGHADDYASLHEVLSRRLDRAQQEGIFPDLILVDGGRGQLGILSELIATKGLSVPIEIASIAKARQEKVAGNATLRSQERFFRPGSQMPILFPSGSAALRMLQRLRDEAHRFAITYHRQKRKARLLGSQLEQIPGVGPKTRLELLRFFGSLRQLRAATIEELAAAPGIGVKSARRIYDGLHPAGGHEGVVFQA, from the coding sequence ATGAGCCCAAAACAGCAGTTTTCGCCGCAAGATTATCCGACCCGCCCCGGTGTTTATTTGATGAAGGGGGAGGACGGCGTCGTCCTTTATGTCGGCAAGGCGCAGAATCTACGGGCCCGCCTGCGCAGCTATCTGCGTCCGGAGCAGGACAACCGTCCGCAGATCCGTTTCCTCATGGCACGGACTGCAACCATCGAGACCATCGTCACCGATACTGAGAAGGAAGCGTTGATCCTGGAGAACACCCTGATCAAGGCACACCGCCCCCGCTACAATATCGATCTGCGCGACGACAAGACTTATGTCTCATTGCGGATCGATCTGCGTGAGCCTTATCCCGGACTGCGCATCGTCCGCCAGGTCATCGCCGATGGCGCCCTGTACTTTGGCCCCTACTCGTCTTCGACGGCGGTCAAAGAGACCCTTAAGCAGCTTTATCGCATCTTCCCTTTGCGCCGCCTTTCGGCGGACTATTGCGCGCGCCGGCAGCGTCCCTGTCTCTATTTTCAGATCGGGCAGTGCAGCGGTCCCTGCCACGGCAAAATCAGCCGGGAGGATTATGCCGGGCTGGTCCGCGGTGCCATCGCCCTTCTGTCCGGTCGTGAGGATGATGTGCTCAAGCTGCTGCAGGGGCAGATGCGGGAAGCGGCCCGGGCGATGCGTTTCGAAGAAGCGGCGCTGCTGCGCGACCGGATCGGGGCGATCAAGGCAACCGTAGAGCGACAGAAGGTCGTCGCGCATGGCGGCGGCGATTGTGATGTCTTCGGGCTGTGGGGGGACGGGCGTGAATGTGCCATCGTCGTCCTGATCATCCGCCGTGGCCGCCTCATCGACCGGCGTAGCTACCGTCTGCACAGCGCCATGGAAGAACCTGAGCTGCTAGGTCTGGTGCTGCAGCAGTTTTATGATCACAGCAATACCCCGCCGGCTTTGATCCTTCTCCCCTCGCCCTGCGCCAGTAGCGAGGTGCTGAGTGAATGGCTGGGAGAAAAGAGCGGAAGCCGGGTTCGTCTGATCGTCCCACAGCGCGGCGATAAACGCGATCTTGTCGAGTTGGCGGTGCAAAATGCCCGGGAGCACTTTGGCGAAAAGGGGCCGGCGGAAGTCGCGATGACGACTCTGCAGGAGATCGCCGTCCGGCTGGGGCTGCAAAGAGTGCCGGCGCGTATGGAGTGTTTTGATATCTCGAATATGCAGGGGGGGAGCGTCGTCGGTTCGATGGTGGTTTTTATCGACGGCTTGCCGGCGAAGGAGGCCTACCGGCGCTATGAGGTCAAGACCCTGGACGGGCACGCCGATGATTATGCCTCCCTGCATGAAGTTCTGAGCCGGCGCCTCGACCGGGCGCAGCAGGAAGGGATTTTTCCTGATCTGATTCTCGTCGATGGCGGCCGCGGACAGTTAGGGATTTTAAGTGAGTTGATCGCCACCAAGGGGCTTTCGGTGCCGATTGAGATTGCCTCCATTGCCAAGGCGCGGCAGGAAAAGGTCGCCGGGAATGCCACCCTGCGCAGTCAGGAGCGCTTCTTTCGCCCTGGCAGCCAGATGCCGATCCTCTTTCCTTCCGGTTCGGCGGCCCTGCGCATGTTACAGCGATTGCGCGATGAAGCGCATCGCTTTGCCATTACCTATCACCGGCAAAAGCGCAAGGCGAGGTTGCTGGGCTCGCAGCTGGAGCAGATCCCCGGTGTCGGCCCCAAGACCCGTCTTGAGCTCCTGCGCTTTTTTGGCAGCCTGCGCCAGTTGCGCGCCGCGACCATCGAAGAACTTGCGGCTGCTCCGGGGATCGGCGTCAAATCGGCCCGGCGTATTTATGACGGTTTGCACCCCGCCGGCGGTCATGAAGGAGTCGTATTTCAAGCTTGA
- a CDS encoding cobyrinic acid a,c-diamide synthase: MAQKIYISATDQNAGKTTTSIALLHLARNAGMRIAFIKPVGPKPVDYSGGQIDKDALTVAQVFALEAQLELMCPVVVTPGMTQRAIRGELPVAALEDAILSAVAQLEAQCDLLVIEGAGHSGVGAVLGLSNARVAALLDAPVLMITGGGIGSVVDAVTLNLALYRECGARVRMLVANKLHISHRETSLEYLRLAFVAADFTVVGGFDYLPTLANPTLKRVSKLLNAQVHGDQIALTRIIHHVDLGAGSTQRMVDQIKANTLLLVTNSRNELIVTLANLYQHRPEYRDRLVGLIITGISGIAPITQLILAESGLPYLRVSKKMSELFLTLHEFVSKLSGEDVEKISLIRTMAPKRFDLQTILKQMTST, encoded by the coding sequence ATGGCTCAAAAGATCTACATTTCGGCCACAGATCAGAATGCCGGCAAAACAACGACCAGTATTGCGCTGCTGCATCTGGCCCGTAACGCCGGCATGCGGATCGCATTTATCAAGCCGGTCGGACCGAAACCGGTCGATTATTCCGGCGGTCAGATCGATAAAGATGCGCTGACGGTTGCCCAGGTCTTTGCTCTCGAGGCGCAGCTGGAGTTGATGTGCCCGGTCGTAGTCACGCCAGGGATGACGCAGCGGGCCATCCGTGGAGAACTTCCGGTCGCCGCTCTGGAAGATGCGATCTTGTCAGCGGTGGCACAGCTCGAAGCGCAGTGCGACCTGCTGGTGATCGAAGGGGCCGGACATAGCGGCGTCGGCGCTGTCCTCGGTCTGAGCAACGCCCGGGTGGCGGCCCTCCTCGATGCTCCGGTGCTGATGATCACCGGCGGCGGCATCGGCAGTGTCGTCGATGCGGTGACTCTCAATCTCGCTCTTTATCGCGAATGCGGGGCCCGGGTAAGGATGCTGGTCGCCAACAAACTCCATATCAGTCATCGTGAAACGAGCCTCGAATATCTCCGGCTTGCCTTTGTCGCTGCTGATTTCACTGTCGTTGGCGGTTTCGATTACCTGCCGACCCTGGCCAATCCGACCCTGAAACGGGTCTCCAAGCTCCTTAACGCCCAAGTGCACGGTGACCAGATTGCTTTGACACGCATTATCCATCATGTCGATCTGGGGGCCGGCTCGACGCAGCGCATGGTCGATCAGATCAAGGCGAATACTCTCCTGCTTGTGACCAATTCGCGCAACGAGTTGATTGTCACCCTTGCCAACCTTTATCAGCATCGCCCGGAATATCGCGATCGTCTCGTTGGTCTGATCATCACCGGTATCTCCGGGATTGCACCGATCACCCAGTTGATCCTCGCCGAGAGTGGCCTGCCTTATCTGCGGGTCTCGAAGAAAATGTCGGAACTCTTTTTGACGCTGCATGAATTCGTCTCCAAGCTCAGTGGCGAAGATGTTGAGAAGATTTCCTTGATCCGTACCATGGCTCCGAAGCGTTTTGATCTGCAGACGATCCTGAAGCAAATGACGTCGACATAG
- a CDS encoding sulfurtransferase TusA family protein: MNKVKIEKFDVYGQVCPSTLLLALREVNRLQDELHRGDMQLDIRTDNRFATATIPNAVRNMGFDAMVRKEEEGYLIQVCARKS; the protein is encoded by the coding sequence ATGAATAAAGTCAAGATAGAAAAGTTCGATGTCTATGGACAGGTTTGTCCTTCCACGCTGTTGCTGGCTTTGCGCGAAGTGAACCGTTTACAGGATGAACTTCATCGCGGCGACATGCAACTTGACATCCGTACCGATAACCGCTTCGCGACTGCGACCATCCCTAATGCGGTGCGTAATATGGGGTTTGACGCCATGGTTCGCAAGGAGGAGGAAGGTTATCTGATTCAGGTTTGTGCTAGAAAATCCTGA